A single window of Dermacentor albipictus isolate Rhodes 1998 colony chromosome 1, USDA_Dalb.pri_finalv2, whole genome shotgun sequence DNA harbors:
- the LOC135906056 gene encoding uncharacterized protein has protein sequence MVYRRKGPEYSFIGTNATAEGQELCVHSRRREVQCFRHAGFVTRIEEASEEATEDLTLDGTEEECQLEETWSQFERFVGAEPHSMCIEDFVGGDDSTGTVAELTDVEIAAEVTAEPPNKDTAEADPASADVAPLPNATEAVAALAVVRRYCGAIEGTGLSLVDRLHYVEDAVVKHAVANMKQATLLQYFQRTK, from the coding sequence ATGGTTTATCGACGTAAGGGGCCGGAATATTCCTTTATCGGGACCAATGCTACAGCAGAAGGCCAAGAACTTTGCGTTCATTCTCGGCGCCGAGAAGTTCAATGCTTTCGGCATGCGGGTTTCGTGACCCGCATTGAAGAAGCTTCCGAGGAAGCAACCGAAGATTTGACGTTGGATGGCACAGAGGAAGAATGCCAGCTTGAAGAAACCTGGAGCCAGTtcgagcgctttgtcggtgctgagccacacagcatgtgcattgaggacttcgttggcggtgacgacagcaccggaacagtggcggagttaacagacgtggagatcgctgcAGAAGTTACTGCTGAGCCGCCAAACAAAGAcactgccgaggctgatccagcaagcgctgatgttgccccactcccgaatgcaactgaggctgtagctgctttggccgttgtacgccgctactgcggcgcaatagaagggactggactgtctcttgtggaccgcttgcactatgttgaggacgccgtggtcaaacacgcggttgccaatatgaagcaggctacgctgcttcagtactttcagcgaactaaataa